In Methanomicrobia archaeon, a single window of DNA contains:
- the mobB gene encoding molybdopterin-guanine dinucleotide biosynthesis protein B → MKVVAIVGKKKSGKTALIAQLIPYLKEYGNVGCIKHAHELDLDTPIVRDTDRFVTAGAEVVIGASEDGTMKLYGRKALTDLIAEMAESGVDFVLVEGFKSSDLPKIALNNFSADEVGNIITHVDSGGDAELQEKRINELVQLILALDDY, encoded by the coding sequence ATGAAAGTGGTGGCTATAGTAGGGAAGAAGAAGTCAGGGAAAACGGCGCTTATCGCACAGTTGATCCCGTATTTGAAGGAATACGGTAACGTTGGCTGCATAAAGCACGCACATGAGTTAGATCTGGATACGCCCATTGTACGAGATACCGATCGGTTCGTTACCGCGGGAGCGGAGGTTGTTATCGGTGCTTCGGAAGACGGGACGATGAAACTGTACGGACGCAAGGCTTTAACAGATCTGATCGCGGAAATGGCGGAATCGGGCGTGGATTTCGTGCTCGTTGAGGGCTTTAAGAGCAGCGACCTGCCGAAGATAGCGCTGAACAACTTTTCGGCTGACGAAGTCGGTAACATCATCACGCATGTGGATTCCGGCGGAGATGCGGAGCTGCAAGAGAAGCGGATCAACGAGTTAGTTCAACTCATTCTCGCGTTGGACGATTACTAA
- a CDS encoding sugar phosphate isomerase/epimerase translates to MNAKISFSSIDARSSPPEWIYRLEEAGFQGWEIVDEGLQKVEGELKERVRELHETTDLVFSLHTPLSDINIASVNERMWEESLRQVKESIENTYEFIDDICVVHPGFFSPLSVQLPETAVRKAIASLKALCEFAADRGLRIAVENLTSANMLLGRYPDELVQLVRGANMDNLGVCLDVGHANTTRKLDEFLAITAQAEDVKIIHVHASDNLGEQDLHLPLGEGNLDWKKVLNGINTNGYKGLVVLELYSLEAGIASLEFINNTASQ, encoded by the coding sequence ATGAACGCGAAGATAAGCTTTTCCTCGATAGATGCACGGAGCAGTCCTCCGGAATGGATATATCGCCTGGAAGAAGCGGGCTTTCAAGGCTGGGAGATAGTAGACGAAGGTCTGCAGAAGGTGGAAGGTGAATTGAAAGAGCGGGTGCGAGAACTGCATGAAACGACGGATCTTGTCTTTTCCTTGCACACGCCACTCTCGGATATTAATATCGCAAGTGTAAACGAGCGAATGTGGGAGGAAAGCCTGCGACAAGTGAAGGAGAGCATCGAGAATACCTACGAGTTCATAGACGATATATGCGTCGTGCATCCGGGCTTTTTCTCACCGTTGTCAGTGCAGCTGCCGGAGACGGCGGTTCGGAAGGCTATCGCGAGTTTAAAGGCACTCTGTGAGTTCGCCGCGGACCGGGGATTACGCATAGCGGTAGAGAACCTGACATCTGCGAATATGCTGCTGGGCAGGTATCCCGACGAACTCGTTCAACTCGTGCGCGGTGCGAATATGGACAATCTTGGTGTATGCCTCGACGTCGGGCATGCGAATACGACGCGGAAATTGGACGAGTTCCTGGCTATTACGGCTCAGGCAGAGGATGTGAAGATAATACACGTGCATGCGAGCGATAACTTAGGCGAGCAGGACCTTCATTTGCCGTTGGGCGAAGGCAATCTTGATTGGAAGAAAGTGTTAAACGGGATTAATACCAACGGCTATAAGGGGCTCGTGGTGCTGGAGCTGTACTCATTAGAGGCTGGGATAGCGAGTTTGGAGTTTATTAATAACACGGCTTCACAATAA
- a CDS encoding 3-ketoacyl-CoA thiolase: protein MRDVAIIGIGHTKFGRAAKTSLELFSEAALQAVDDAGVDLKDIEALFQGAALSGFEEGQLMPAAFSAAELNLGPIPATRYEGACASASVAIRDAALWVGAGEHDIVLAGGVEKALTMGTSFATRTFAMACHAPTEGPAGLTFPGVFAMAARVYAQKYGIPLDSLREKMAHVSIKNHRHGALNPLAQFYKKLGDLKVEDVVNSRMVADPLTLMDCCPFSDGASALVLCPAEDARKYTDDPVYILGTGQGSGCPLSKMEDLTKPVSRITSARTAFKRAGLSPKDIDLAEVHDCFTIAEFIALESIGFFDWGEAAEATAEGQTDLGGKLPVNMSGGLIGKGHPIGATGASQVYWIVKQMHGDAPKGNQIDPIPEYGMTDTLGGDFGTLCHIILGRTKRGA, encoded by the coding sequence ATGAGAGATGTGGCTATAATAGGTATTGGGCATACGAAATTTGGGCGCGCGGCGAAGACCTCACTCGAGTTGTTTTCTGAGGCTGCGTTGCAAGCAGTTGACGATGCCGGCGTGGACTTGAAGGACATTGAAGCGTTATTCCAAGGCGCTGCTCTTTCAGGCTTTGAAGAGGGGCAACTCATGCCCGCAGCGTTCTCGGCTGCGGAACTCAACCTGGGACCGATACCGGCGACGCGATATGAGGGCGCGTGTGCATCGGCGTCCGTGGCGATACGAGATGCTGCACTGTGGGTGGGTGCTGGCGAACACGATATAGTACTCGCAGGCGGCGTGGAAAAAGCCTTGACGATGGGTACGTCATTTGCCACACGAACGTTCGCGATGGCCTGTCATGCGCCAACAGAGGGTCCTGCGGGGCTCACGTTCCCTGGCGTATTCGCAATGGCTGCGCGCGTCTATGCACAGAAGTATGGCATACCACTTGATTCGTTGCGAGAGAAGATGGCACATGTATCGATAAAGAACCATCGACATGGCGCTTTGAACCCATTAGCGCAATTTTACAAGAAGCTGGGCGATTTGAAGGTGGAAGATGTCGTTAATTCGCGTATGGTCGCCGATCCGTTAACGCTTATGGACTGCTGTCCGTTCTCCGATGGTGCTTCGGCTCTGGTGCTCTGTCCGGCGGAGGACGCGCGGAAGTATACCGATGATCCTGTTTACATTTTAGGGACTGGTCAAGGCTCAGGCTGTCCGTTATCGAAGATGGAGGACTTAACAAAGCCCGTTTCGAGGATAACTTCAGCGAGAACAGCGTTTAAACGCGCGGGGCTCAGCCCCAAGGATATTGACCTGGCCGAGGTTCACGATTGCTTTACGATTGCGGAATTCATCGCGCTGGAGAGCATAGGCTTCTTTGACTGGGGCGAAGCAGCGGAGGCAACCGCAGAAGGGCAGACGGATTTAGGTGGGAAACTACCGGTAAACATGTCCGGCGGGTTAATCGGCAAGGGGCATCCGATAGGTGCAACCGGGGCATCGCAGGTTTACTGGATCGTGAAGCAGATGCACGGCGACGCGCCGAAAGGCAATCAAATTGATCCGATTCCTGAGTATGGAATGACCGATACACTCGGCGGCGATTTCGGGACACTATGTCATATTATTCTCGGCAGGACGAAACGGGGTGCATAG
- a CDS encoding V-type ATP synthase subunit F (produces ATP from ADP in the presence of a proton gradient across the membrane; the F subunit is part of the catalytic core of the ATP synthase complex) produces the protein MIAVAVIGDPDTAAGFRFAGVNEVYEYGPEEEEDIARVLDRVAKEDVAIILINERFAAEPRTREKMREINAKKKSVVPIILEIPDKKGPMEKELDEIGRLIQRAVGIAVQ, from the coding sequence ATGATCGCAGTTGCAGTGATCGGAGACCCTGATACGGCGGCGGGGTTCAGGTTTGCAGGCGTAAACGAGGTGTATGAGTATGGCCCCGAGGAAGAAGAAGATATTGCCCGGGTGTTGGACAGGGTGGCAAAGGAGGATGTCGCTATCATACTTATAAACGAGCGATTCGCCGCTGAGCCACGAACGAGAGAGAAGATGCGCGAGATAAACGCAAAGAAAAAGAGCGTCGTACCCATTATCCTCGAAATACCAGACAAAAAAGGCCCGATGGAAAAGGAACTGGATGAAATAGGCCGGTTGATCCAGCGTGCCGTGGGCATTGCTGTTCAGTAA
- a CDS encoding carbohydrate kinase family protein, with the protein MVKKDVIGLGALNYDVLYAVERIARGGEEVGIVEVKKAPGGSAANTIVALARLGAAVGFVGMVGTDEAGDLILDDFRSEGVETRIKKESGYTGAAIGFVDARGERALYIYPGVNDQLCVEDVDTDFVNSARFLHTSSFVSAEQLEMQCELVKHVKSKLSFSPGMLCFNFELADLIGMLERSAVVFLSIDEMTSLMKGRADYEDGAAVLLDTGAQIVCVTLGARGCYVTDSTGVAYLIEAYPTEVVDTTGAGDSFAAGFLYGLLHEKGIEESGKIGNKVASFCIREYGARKGLPYKLPL; encoded by the coding sequence ATGGTTAAAAAGGATGTGATCGGTTTAGGCGCCTTGAATTACGATGTGTTGTACGCTGTGGAGCGAATAGCGCGAGGCGGAGAAGAAGTGGGGATAGTGGAGGTGAAAAAGGCACCCGGAGGCTCTGCAGCAAATACGATCGTGGCGTTAGCACGATTAGGCGCTGCGGTTGGGTTCGTGGGAATGGTGGGCACCGACGAAGCGGGCGATCTGATTCTGGACGATTTCAGGAGCGAAGGGGTGGAGACGCGAATAAAAAAGGAGAGCGGATACACTGGCGCTGCAATAGGTTTCGTTGATGCGCGGGGCGAAAGGGCGTTGTACATCTATCCAGGCGTAAATGATCAGCTCTGCGTGGAGGACGTCGATACGGACTTTGTAAACAGTGCGCGGTTTCTGCATACCAGCTCGTTCGTTAGCGCGGAACAGTTGGAGATGCAGTGTGAATTGGTGAAGCACGTGAAGTCAAAGCTGAGCTTTAGCCCTGGCATGCTCTGCTTCAACTTCGAGCTTGCGGATTTGATCGGCATGCTAGAGCGCAGTGCAGTGGTCTTTCTCAGCATTGATGAGATGACCTCATTGATGAAGGGCCGAGCTGATTATGAAGACGGCGCGGCCGTTCTTTTAGATACGGGTGCTCAGATCGTCTGCGTAACGTTGGGCGCACGCGGCTGCTATGTCACTGATAGCACAGGTGTCGCGTATCTCATCGAAGCCTATCCCACGGAGGTCGTGGACACCACAGGAGCAGGCGATTCTTTCGCCGCGGGATTCTTGTACGGGCTGCTTCACGAGAAGGGCATAGAGGAAAGCGGTAAAATAGGTAATAAGGTCGCTTCGTTCTGCATCCGTGAATACGGTGCACGGAAAGGGCTGCCGTATAAACTCCCGTTATAG
- a CDS encoding 3-hydroxyacyl-CoA dehydrogenase family protein: protein MTKKKVCVVGVGVMGNGLAQICAQAGYDTAVVSRTEESLERGLKNIQGGLSIFVKRGRLQQEEADSILDALRGGATTSLEEGANGADFVIEAAYEDLELKKQIFRVLDRICPAHTILASNTSTFPIIALATVTKRPDKVIGTHFMNPPPLVHGVEIIQSLMTSEETVQRTDEFVRSLGKEPIMVKDSPGFVVSRMICLVMNEAVRMHEEGVASVEDIDKIARLCFNWPMGPFRLLDLIGIDIVAAVLNAMYAETGSERFKPALLMTQMVRAGWTGRKAGKGFYDY from the coding sequence ATGACCAAGAAGAAAGTGTGTGTGGTGGGCGTTGGTGTAATGGGCAACGGCTTAGCGCAGATCTGTGCGCAAGCGGGTTACGACACCGCGGTGGTCAGTCGCACTGAAGAATCGCTGGAACGGGGGCTGAAGAACATACAGGGAGGTCTTTCGATCTTCGTGAAGCGAGGACGGTTACAGCAAGAAGAGGCGGATAGCATTCTGGACGCGCTCCGAGGAGGGGCGACAACGAGCCTGGAAGAAGGTGCAAATGGCGCTGATTTCGTTATCGAAGCGGCATATGAAGATTTAGAGCTGAAGAAGCAGATATTCCGGGTCTTGGATAGAATTTGTCCTGCGCATACGATTCTCGCAAGCAACACCTCAACCTTCCCTATTATTGCGTTAGCGACCGTAACTAAACGACCTGATAAGGTAATTGGAACGCATTTCATGAACCCGCCACCGCTCGTGCACGGTGTGGAGATAATACAATCGTTAATGACCTCGGAGGAAACGGTACAGCGAACGGACGAGTTCGTACGATCGCTGGGCAAGGAGCCGATTATGGTCAAGGACTCGCCGGGGTTCGTCGTAAGTCGCATGATCTGCCTGGTGATGAACGAAGCGGTGCGGATGCATGAAGAGGGCGTCGCATCGGTTGAAGATATTGATAAGATCGCGCGCTTGTGCTTTAACTGGCCGATGGGGCCGTTCCGGCTTCTGGACTTAATCGGGATCGATATCGTCGCAGCAGTGCTCAACGCGATGTACGCCGAGACGGGGAGCGAACGATTCAAGCCGGCGCTTCTTATGACGCAGATGGTGCGTGCTGGCTGGACTGGACGGAAAGCAGGGAAGGGGTTCTACGATTATTAG
- a CDS encoding site-specific integrase, with protein MTQRELEEETEKLVESFYNYLTVEKGLSEETASRHVGQIEFFAFRYLVDYNGKSLLDASGSDIEDYLGNWYIRKVMNSTKSDVRPILVAFKKFFKFLSERGEIDKEQLGDILSACEDPQTYIRRFETYFELDQESEAWDADFENWLMGSEEDIEEDYEQPHKVNEVINRAFSEKDLKSSKTTVLEDFQTFVKYVSENSGMKLTAANSFFVRKHVLALNEAMNSPEELKSTANQPDSRTIHLFYNLSRTLGLFAVSARNTLEITPRRDIFGRLSPNEQFVMLFDAMWTETSWEKFLAPYSGGRPEWAQSIRGEIALLFSRCEPGEPYPLKEVLSQVGMAKGHTEYDFVENIVTVAEIMIGVFGERIMQALTLFGLLDFGFTKERDNYFVRHGVGIEWFSITKFGKKLFRVLAQDG; from the coding sequence ATGACCCAGAGGGAATTAGAAGAAGAAACGGAAAAGTTAGTTGAGTCGTTTTACAACTATCTAACGGTAGAAAAAGGATTAAGCGAAGAAACAGCCTCACGGCACGTTGGACAAATCGAGTTCTTCGCTTTTCGCTATCTCGTTGATTACAATGGAAAAAGCCTTTTAGATGCTTCGGGTAGCGATATAGAAGATTATCTCGGGAATTGGTATATCCGGAAAGTGATGAACAGCACTAAGAGCGATGTTCGCCCTATACTTGTCGCTTTCAAGAAATTCTTCAAATTCCTCAGCGAACGGGGGGAAATAGACAAAGAGCAACTGGGAGATATACTCTCTGCATGCGAAGACCCTCAAACATACATCCGCAGATTTGAAACCTACTTTGAACTCGACCAGGAAAGCGAGGCATGGGATGCAGACTTCGAGAATTGGCTGATGGGCTCTGAAGAGGATATAGAAGAGGACTACGAGCAACCGCATAAAGTGAATGAAGTAATTAACCGGGCGTTTTCAGAAAAAGATCTGAAGTCAAGCAAAACCACGGTTTTGGAGGATTTCCAGACGTTCGTGAAATACGTTTCTGAGAATAGCGGCATGAAACTGACTGCTGCAAATAGCTTCTTCGTTAGAAAGCATGTTCTCGCGCTGAACGAAGCGATGAACAGCCCTGAAGAGCTGAAAAGCACTGCGAATCAGCCAGATTCGAGAACCATTCACCTGTTCTACAACCTGAGCAGGACTTTAGGTCTGTTCGCGGTGAGCGCGAGAAACACGTTAGAGATAACACCAAGAAGAGATATTTTCGGACGACTTTCACCAAACGAGCAATTTGTCATGCTGTTTGATGCGATGTGGACTGAAACGAGCTGGGAAAAGTTTTTAGCACCGTATAGTGGTGGGAGGCCGGAATGGGCGCAATCAATACGAGGAGAGATAGCTCTTTTATTCTCAAGGTGCGAGCCTGGAGAGCCATACCCGTTAAAAGAAGTGTTAAGTCAAGTCGGAATGGCGAAAGGGCATACAGAGTACGACTTTGTAGAGAATATTGTTACGGTGGCCGAGATCATGATAGGCGTTTTCGGAGAGCGGATCATGCAGGCACTTACGTTGTTCGGGCTTCTTGATTTCGGCTTTACGAAAGAACGAGACAACTATTTTGTCCGGCATGGTGTGGGAATAGAGTGGTTCTCGATCACGAAGTTTGGTAAAAAGCTATTTAGAGTTCTGGCGCAAGATGGATGA
- a CDS encoding OB-fold domain-containing protein, with the protein MAGRTQEDIENELATEYLVLTYADYEAGLREGKLLGLRCVPCNKITCHPMPVCQWCGSRDLERTELSGKGTLETFTVIRVPSEGYEDDNPYIPCIVKTNEGPSVVGRLDYDTERATQDLIGKRVKLSSTYTYKGDKYSGGPRSCPVFSVID; encoded by the coding sequence ATGGCTGGAAGGACGCAAGAGGATATAGAAAATGAGTTAGCCACGGAATACTTGGTTTTGACCTACGCGGACTACGAGGCTGGCCTCAGAGAGGGGAAACTGTTAGGGCTGCGCTGTGTGCCATGCAACAAGATAACGTGTCATCCAATGCCCGTGTGCCAGTGGTGCGGCAGCAGGGATCTTGAGCGAACGGAATTGAGTGGCAAAGGTACGTTGGAGACGTTTACGGTCATTCGAGTGCCTTCTGAGGGATACGAGGATGATAATCCGTATATCCCCTGCATAGTGAAGACGAATGAGGGCCCATCCGTCGTTGGGCGGCTCGATTACGATACTGAACGTGCTACACAAGACCTTATCGGTAAGCGGGTGAAGCTGAGCAGCACGTATACCTACAAAGGCGATAAATACTCCGGTGGGCCTCGCTCATGCCCGGTATTTAGCGTTATCGATTAA